The following is a genomic window from Lysinibacillus sp. G4S2.
TCCGGAGGAATCGAATATGCGAACGAAAGTAGATCTTTGCGGCTTAGATACATCGACTTTGCCAATTTTAAAGCACGAGGAAATGAAGGAACTCTTCATTCGTTTACAAGCTGGAGAAACTGAGATTAGAGAAGAGCTTGTAATGTGCAATTTAAGGTTAGTGCTCAGTATTGTCGGTAGATTTGCCTACAGGGGTGAACAGGCAGATGATTTATTTCAGGTAGGCTGTATTGGCCTCATGAAAGCCATTGATCATTTTGATTTGAAGCATAATGTACGATTTTCAACATATGCTGTACCAATGATTATTGGTGAAATTCGTCGCCATCTGCGTGATCATCATGCATTACGTGTTTCTCGTTCTCTAAGAGATATTGCGTATAAGGCGATGCAGGCAAAAGAGCAATGGATAACCGAAAATTTACGAGAACCAACGATTGAAGAAATTGCTGAAATGATTGACATGAAAAAAGAAGATGTATTATTTGCTTTAGATGCCATTCAAGATCCAGTTTCATTACAAGAGCCCATTTATTCAGACGGTGGAGACGCTGTTTATATGATGGACCAATTACGTGATGATGATGTATCAGAAGATCAATGGGTTGCCTACGTATCGGTAAAGGAAAGTTTGCAAAAGTTAGATGAACGTCAACAAATGATTGTTGCAAAGCGTTTTTATTACGGTGAGACACAAACTGAAATTGCAAAAGAATTGGGAATATCTCAAGCACAAATTTCACGTCTAGAAAAAAATGCAATTGAAACAATGCAGAAAGATTATAAGTAAAAAACAATGCGCACCCGACTCTCGGTGCGCATTTTAATTTATGTCAATGAAATAGAGATTCCTTAATCATTTCATTTTCATTTAAACAACAATAAACACATAAATATAAAGAGAAAACATAGTTTGTTGAGATAAAACGATGTTGAGAGTAATTGATTTAGGAGGGATAAAATGCGTTTTTCGATGTTACAGCAAAAAGAAGTTATTGAAGCAGGCAATGGACGCTTTTTAGGATTTGTGGTCGATGCAGAGGTATCTAAAGAAACAGGCTATGTAACGGCATTTATGATTGCAGAGCCCCGCAAATATCTGGGCTTTTTTCGGGGAGAAGAATCTGTTAGGAAAGTGTATATGAAAGATGTACTTGTAGTTGGAAAGGATGTCATTTTAGTAAAAGCATTATCCTAAAGTGCGAAATTTCTATGTTTATTAAAACGAAAGTTAATTTTAATCTGTGAACGGTTAGTAATTTCACAAAGGTTAGGTCATGCTATTCATTGATAATTCAAGCATTGCTTGTTACAATAAAAGAAACTATTGTTGTAAAGTTGGGAAAAACAGTGACAAAAATCTTAACAAATTTAAATAAAATAAATGATTTAATACAAGCAGCAAAAAAACGTGCAAATCGTGAAGCAGACAAAGTTCAGATTATTGCAGTAACAAAAGAAGTTTCAGTAGAGAGAACACAAGAAGCAATTGAAGCAGGACTTATTCATTTAGGAGAGAACCGTCCTGAAGGCTTAAATCGTAAAATTGAGGCGATTCAAGATGATGTACATTGGCATTATATTGGGTCTATACAAACACGTAAGGTAAAACAAGTCATTAACAGCATTGATTATTTACATTCATTAGATCGTTTGAGTTTAGCAGAAGAAATTGAAAAAAGAGCAGACAAACCTGTCAAATGCTTTGTACAAGTTAATGTATCAGGAGAAGAATCAAAACATGGTTTATCAATCGAGGAAATTCTGCCTTTTATTGAATCATTAAAGAGTTTTACCAAAATTCAAGTGGTTGGTTTAATGACCATGGCACCAAATACAGATGATGATACAATTATTCGCTCTGTTTTTAAGCAATTAAAACAATGTCAACAGCAAATAGCCGAGCAAGGATTCGCACACGCACCTTGTACCGAGTTATCAATGGGCATGTCTAATGACTTTGAAATTGCGGTAGAGGAAGGGGCTACATTTGTTCGAGTTGGAACGGCTCTTGTTGGAAATGAAAGAGGGGAAGAGGATGAGCATGAAAAATAAAATCAAAAATTTCTTTTACCTTGAGGAAGAATTAGAAGAAGAAATCACGCAAGCTCCTATTCAACAGCAACAACCCGTACAACAACAGCAACAGGTTCAATCAGTGAAGCCTAAAAAAGTTATTAAAGAACGCAAGGCACCAATTCAGGAAATTTTCCCGCAGAGTACAACACCTGCGAACAATATTGTAAGCTTACAGGCGGCTATGAATTCTAAAGGTGCAAAAGTTGTATTAGTTGAACCTAGAGTTTATGCTGAAGCACAGGATATTGCTGAACATTTAAAAAATAAACGCGCAACAATTGTCAATTTACAACGTATTGAGCGAGAGCAAGGTGTGCGGATTATTGATTTTTTAAGTGGCACAGTTTATGCACTTGGTGGTGATATTCAAAGAATAGGGAAAGACATCTTCCTATGCACACCTGATAATGTAGAAGTGTCTGGCGAAATTTCGAATTTTATTTTAGACGATAATTAATAGCGAGGATTGTAGTTTATATGGATTTATGGATGATTTTAGGTTATGTAGCATTAGCATTTAAGGTGTATTCTTTTATGTTATTTGGATATGTTTTATTGTCTTGGGTACCTGCTGCGCAAGAATCAGCAATTGGCCGTTTCCTTAAAAAAGTATGCGAGCCTTATTTGGGGATTTTCAGGAAATTCATCCCTCCGATTGGTATGATTGATATCTCTCCAATCGTGGCAATTTTTATGCTTAATTTTATTAAAAATGGGCTTTTTATTGTTATTCAAAAAGTGTACGAAATGTTTCTTTAAAAGAAATCCTCACAAATGGTGGGGATTTTTTATTTATGGGTAATACTATATTTAACAAAAATGGTTGCTTTACAATTTAGTGACTAGGCGACTCCTTAGGGATTAGCGTCATAGATGAGACCTTGCAGCGAAGCGGATGTTATCTGTGCGAAAGCGAAGCGACAGCAACAAATGTTTTAACTGTGCGAAAGCGAAGCGACAGCAACAAATGTTTTAACTGTGCGAAAGCGAAGCGACAGCAACAAATGTTTTAACTGTGCGAAAGCGAAGCGACAGCAACAACAAAAGCGGCTCATCGGACGCCACCAGGAAGCTTTGCTCTGTGCGAAAGCAACAAAGCGCCT
Proteins encoded in this region:
- the sigG gene encoding RNA polymerase sporulation sigma factor SigG produces the protein MRTKVDLCGLDTSTLPILKHEEMKELFIRLQAGETEIREELVMCNLRLVLSIVGRFAYRGEQADDLFQVGCIGLMKAIDHFDLKHNVRFSTYAVPMIIGEIRRHLRDHHALRVSRSLRDIAYKAMQAKEQWITENLREPTIEEIAEMIDMKKEDVLFALDAIQDPVSLQEPIYSDGGDAVYMMDQLRDDDVSEDQWVAYVSVKESLQKLDERQQMIVAKRFYYGETQTEIAKELGISQAQISRLEKNAIETMQKDYK
- a CDS encoding YlmC/YmxH family sporulation protein, with amino-acid sequence MRFSMLQQKEVIEAGNGRFLGFVVDAEVSKETGYVTAFMIAEPRKYLGFFRGEESVRKVYMKDVLVVGKDVILVKALS
- a CDS encoding YggS family pyridoxal phosphate-dependent enzyme, with product MTKILTNLNKINDLIQAAKKRANREADKVQIIAVTKEVSVERTQEAIEAGLIHLGENRPEGLNRKIEAIQDDVHWHYIGSIQTRKVKQVINSIDYLHSLDRLSLAEEIEKRADKPVKCFVQVNVSGEESKHGLSIEEILPFIESLKSFTKIQVVGLMTMAPNTDDDTIIRSVFKQLKQCQQQIAEQGFAHAPCTELSMGMSNDFEIAVEEGATFVRVGTALVGNERGEEDEHEK
- a CDS encoding cell division protein SepF, whose product is MSMKNKIKNFFYLEEELEEEITQAPIQQQQPVQQQQQVQSVKPKKVIKERKAPIQEIFPQSTTPANNIVSLQAAMNSKGAKVVLVEPRVYAEAQDIAEHLKNKRATIVNLQRIEREQGVRIIDFLSGTVYALGGDIQRIGKDIFLCTPDNVEVSGEISNFILDDN
- a CDS encoding YggT family protein, giving the protein MDLWMILGYVALAFKVYSFMLFGYVLLSWVPAAQESAIGRFLKKVCEPYLGIFRKFIPPIGMIDISPIVAIFMLNFIKNGLFIVIQKVYEMFL